The Pseudofrankia sp. DC12 region ACCCACCACGAACGCGCTGATCGCGAGCAGTGAGGCCCACCAGACGAACTCGCGTGACCCGCCCAGCGAGAATGCGAGAAAGACGACGTTGCCCGTCATGTTCGCGACGAAGACATGCCGAAGCTCCAGATAGCTGAACGCATCGACCAGTCCGGTCACGAAGGTCAGCACGACCAGCAGCGCCGGAAGCGGCCCGGACGGGTCGTCGCGCGCCGGCACGATGGTGCGCCAGGCATCCAGCAGGTTCTCTCGCATCCGGCCACCTCCGGCGAGGCCCGCCCCCGGGCGCCCGATTCCCACAACGAGAGCACGGATCCGGCCCGTCGACCCGTCGGGCCGGCCTCCTGGCGGCGCGGCCGCGACCGCTCCGATCAGCCGGGGAGGGCCGCGTCGAGCAACGTCTCGGCGGCCGCGCGGGCGTCGGCCACGACGGTGGGGTCACGGTCCATCCGGCGGAGAGGCTGGCGCCGTCGTAGAGCAGGTGCAGCCTTCGTCCCAGCGTGGTGGGATCGGGTGCGCCGGCGGCGGTAGCCAGGTCGACGAACAACGCCCGAATCCAGCCGCGGAAGGCGGTGGCGTCGTCGTCGATCGTGCCGGTGGGAGGTGCCGCGGCGCTGGCGGCGACGAAGGCGCAGCCCCGGTGGCCGGGTTCGGCGAACATCGCACCCTGGGCCTCGAGCACGGCGAGAACCTTCTCCCGCGGCTCGTCGACCAGCCCCATGCGCCCGGCCTGCTCGCCGCCTTCCGGCCGCGGACCAGCGGACCTCCGTAGACCGACATCCGGCGCCCGGCGGATGCGAGGATCAGGCCTCGCCATCGCTGTCGAGCCGTGCCGGAGGTTCGGAATGAAAGTCTTAGCAAGCGGGCTGCGTTTCCCCGAAGGACCGATCGCCCTCGCCGACGGTTCGGTCCTCGTGGTGGAGATCGAGGGTGGTGCGCTGACCCGCGTCGCGGCGGACGGCACGGTCACGCCGATCCACTGCGGCGGCGGCCCCAACGGAGCCGCCGCCGGTCCCGACGGAGCGATCTACGTCTGCAACGACGGTGGGCTGGCGTTCACCACCGAGGACGGCATCCGTTTCCCCGTCGACCACGCCGAGGGTAACGCGGGCGGCTACGTCCAGCGGGTCGACCTCGAGACCGGCGACGTCGAGGTCGTGTTCACCCACGTGGCGGGAAGCCGTATCGGAAACCTCAACGACATCGTTTTCGACGCCGCCGGATCCTGCTATCTCGTCGATACCACGCACGGCGCCATCTATTACGCCGACCCTATCGACGGCACAATCGAGGTCGTCGCGGAAGGCCTTTCCTACCCGAACGGCATGGGTCTTTCTCCCGACGGTACGAGGCTTTACGTCTCCGAGACCTATTCGGGGCGAGTGCTCGCCTGGGACGTGACCGCGCCGGGCGTTCTCGCCGCGAGGGCCGAGCTGTACTCCACCGGCGGCGAGCACCACTGGGACGGCCTCGCGATCGACGGAGCCGGCAACGTGTGCGTGGCGAACCTCGGGAAGTCGGGCGTCACGGTCATCAGCCCCGAGGGCCAGGTGCTACGCGAGTTCGCCACCCCGGAGCACGACCCGTTCGTGACGAACATCTGTTTCGGCGGCCCCGAAGGCGACACGGCGTTCCTCTGCTCGGCGGGCCGCGGCATTCTGTACTCCTTCCCGTGGCCCTGGCCGGGCCTGCCGTTGCACTTCGCCTGCTGAGCCCCAACCGTCCCGCCCGGCCCGCACGGCACCCCCGCGGGCGGTGCCGCGACGCGCAGACCGAGCCGCCCCGGCGCAGCGGCCCGGCTGACGGACGGTCATCGCGTCCTGGGTCGCAGCTACTTGACAGGGTGATCCGCCAGCCGCCAGGATCGAATGTATGTTCGATCTCCTCAGCTCCCACCTGGGAACCCGGCCTCGCGCCCACGTCCGCGTCGTCCGCGAAGGCCGGCTCGTGCCGTACCAGCGGATCCCGGCGCGGATCGACACCGGCTCGCAACCGCCGGCCGCGTCGGCGCCGGCCAGCCTGCCCCCGAGCGTGGCGCGGCTGGCGGCCCGGACGAGGCTGTCCGCCGAGCTGCTCGCCGCCATCCTCGCGGTCGACGGGCGGGCCCGCGCGACTCTCGACGACATGGAGCGCGCGGACGCGCTCGCGGACGTGCTGCTGGCCCGGCGCCGGCAGCGCGCCGGGCGGCAGCGCACCGAGGGGTCTGCCACGGCCGGCCAGCCGAGCAACGGGATCGCCGCCGCGCACAGCTGAAACAGCACGTGTACCCCCGGCCCTCGAAGGGAACAAAAGGAGAGCACCGGATAGGCCGATCACCTGCTCCGCGTAAAGAGGAGAGTCGTGGGACGGCTGTGTCGAAAGCTTTCACTACGACCCGTCGCCCTTTCCACAACTGCCTGCATCGCGTTCTTCGCCCTGCTGGCACCGGCCGTCACGCGGTGGCCGTCCGCGTCAGTTCTCACTACTGCCGCCTCGCCCGACGTTCGACCGGTCCCCGCGTCCCCATGATCGCTGCTTCGGCTCTCCGATGGTTGCAACCGGGCCTGTTTCGCGGCCACGGGAGGACCGAAACAGCGATCAACGCGGCGGCTGACCTTGGCGGTCGACGTACTGCTCTCCCGAGCGATGGAGGACCGCCGTCCGCATCGCGGCCATGTAGGTAGTCCTCGAAGGTGGGGCGCCGGTCTCTGTGGCGTGACCACAGCACCGCCGCCACCGGCCCGGCAGGTGCCAGTGCGAGCCGTCGCATCCGTCGGCCCAGCCGACGGACCGCCGCGAACAGTTCCCGGAGGGCCTGCCACGGGTGTCCCAGGGCCACGATCGCCAGCATGACGGCCACCCCACCGCGGCTCATCCCCGCGAAGTCGTCCGCCTCGGACCGCGGCTTCTTCTTCGTCACGACGCCAACCCGAACGGGATGTACGGAGATCAGTCCTCGTGGGTCATGAAGGTCTTCCCCGTCGGTACGCGGGATCAGTAGTCCGTGCGCCTGACGGCGCACCCTGGTCGGGTGAAGACTGTCTGTGGATCTGTGGATCGTCCGGCTGACGTCGTATCGCCTTGGCGAGACCTTCGTCGGCTCGCCCTCTCCGTCAGACCGCTGCAGCCAGCCGCGCCCGTCGAGCAGGCATCGACGGCGGGCTCGGCGCAGCAGACGCCGGCTTCGGCCCAGCCCGTCGCCCGCCGTCATCATTGCCTCGTGCTGGGGGATGCCGGCGAAGCGCTTGCGCAGCAACTCCTGCGAGTTGGGCCAGGTCGAGTCAACCAGAGCTCGGCCTCGGTCTACGCGACCGTCCCGCGCTCGCCGCCTTCACCCGCTCGTGGTCGTGAATCGGGCCTGGCCAGAGCCATGAAAGGGCGCAACTGGCGTTCATGCCCGCGCCGGCCCGCCAAGGCCGGCAGGACGGCGGTGGCAGTGTCGCGAGAACCACCGTTGGCGCCGGTCTCGGTCCTCAGCCTGGCTGGAACCTCACGTGAACCGTGCACGTTCCTTCACGCGAGCGGTGGACCGTCCGTCCGCTGAGCAAGCACCGTGACGATCGGGAGGCCGCTGTGACCGTCACCGTCTCCAGCCCTGCGATCTCCTACCGCTGCGCGCCGTGGACGTTGGCCCAGGGAGTCGACCCCGTCGGGTCAGCGCTCACCTGCGACACGTTCGTTCTCATCGAGACGCCCCCGCCGTGGCCTCAGGACATCGGAGAGATCCCGATCTTCGCGGAGCTGTCCAAGCGGGGGCTGCGCTCGACCCGCCTGCTGGCCGTGCGTCCGCCGGACGAAGGCCCGGCCCTCGGCTCCAGCATGGACGGCTCCGGGGCCGTCGGCGCTTCCACCGGTGCCGCCCAGGTGGCGGTGACGATCTGGCGGCGAGCCGAGACCAGCCGTTTCACCGGTACCGACCACCTCATCCCGGCCGAGCGGCTCGTCGACGAGGTCGCCCGGCTGGCCACGGCGCCCATCGAGAACGGCCGCCCGGCGGGCCAGGGACAGCCGGCGCCGCCGGAGGTGCTGCTGTGCGGGCACGGTTCGCGCGACGTCTGCTGCGGACGGCTCGGCACCCGGCTCGCGCTCGACGCGGGCGGAACCTGGTCGGGAGTCCGGGTCCGGCGCTGCAGCCACACCGGCGGCCACCGGTACGCGCCGACCGGCTTCACCCTGCCCGACGGCCTGGCCTGGGGATTCCTCGACGCGGCCGTACTCGACTCCGTGGTGCGCCGGTCCGGTCCGCCGCCGGTACGCGGCAGCTACCGGGGTACGACCGCGCTCGACCAGTGGGGCCAGGTCGCCGAACGCGAGCTGTTCGACCGCTTCGGCTGGGCCTGGCTGGAGCACCGGCTGACGTCGGCCAGCAGCGACGTCGCGGCCGACCGCCGCTCCGCCACCGTCCATCTCGGTTGGGACGGGCCCACCGGCACCGGCTCGGCGATCGCCACCGTCGCGGTCACTCGCGACGTCCCCGTCCTCGTCTGCGGCGAGCCCCCCGAGACCGCCCGCAAGACCTCCCCCGAGCTGGGCCTCACCAGCCTGCGCCTCACCACGGGCTAGCGCTGCGTCCCGGCCGGCCTCCATCGAGCCTCGGGACGCCAGTTGGGCCCGTCCGGACGCGAGCGCTCGTTCACGCATTCGCCGTGGCGCCGGCCCGGCCCGAATCGGCAACCCCGACGTAGGACCAGCCCTCTCGTGCCAGCGGGCGGGAGCCGGGCTGCTCGGGTCAGGCAGTGGCCTTGCGGAAGGCCGTCACCCATGGGGTCAGGTAGTCCTCGGCTGCGTTGACGTCGGCCGGGACTGGTAGCTGCAGGCGGACGTCGGTGACCGGCCTCGACCAGCGCCGGCAGGCCGTCGATGGCCGCCGTCAGGTCAGGCGTCCCGTCGGTTCCGGGGACGTTCGGGAGCTTGCCGGCGACGCCGAGCTCCAGTGGGACGCGGCCGAGCGCGGCGGCGGTGTCGCACCTCCGCGGGATGGTCTCCAGCAGCGCGTCGGCCCGGTCCGAGGCCGGCCCCAGGGCGCCACTTCCCGACCCATCGACGAGCACGCTGACGGACGACAGGCGCTGGAATCGACCGACGACGAACTTTTCGCGTCACTCTCCGAAGCCGGCCCGATTCGCGGGCCCACAGGTCGCGCCGACGATCACCCTGGGTGACCGCGAAGGTGAGCGGGCGAGTTGAGGAGCGGCTGACGTCTTCCCTCCAGGCGAGCTCCGCGACCGAGTTCTGCCGGGTGGCACGGTCGCGCTCGCCGATGCGCGGGACGACCTCGATCGCGCCGCGGCCTCGGGCGGCGAGCGCCCCCGCGATCGCGGCCAGCTCCTCGGGGCGGGCGTGGGCCCCCGGCACCGGGCGGCCGTCGGGAACCGTGGCAGGAAAGTGCGGGACGTGGAGAAGCCCAGCGCACCCGCGTCGATCGCCGTTCCGACGACGGCGGCCATCGCGGCCAGGTAGTCGTCGCCGGCCGGGGCGTCGTCGAGGCTGCGCTCGCCCACGACGTAGTGAAGTAAGTAAGTCCTCATTTCACTGACGAGCCTAAGATCGTGGATCCGCGCGCGTCAAGCGACCGACATTGATGTCGAGATCAGCGCGGCGGCGGGCGGGGCGGTTGCCAAAACTCTCATGATCGGGTGAGTAAGATAGCGTACGTTCATTCACCTGGCGACTGTGCCCCGCATCCGGAGGAGCTCCGTGTCGGGAGAACCACCGCTACTGGAGGACCAATGGCCGACCAGCCGACCGTGGAGCGGACGGCGGCGTCCGACGGCGCGAGCGCGGCCGCCGAGGCGAGGCCGCGGCCGCGACGGCTGACAGCCGAGGCCCGCAAGAGCTCTATTCTGAAGGCCGCCCGGCAGGCGTTCGTCGAGACCGGTGACATGAACGGGACGACCATCAAGCAGATCGCCGAACGCGGCGGTATCAGCGAAGGTGTGATCTACCGGCACTTCGAGAGCAAGGACCAGCTGTTCTACGAGGCGGTCTTCGAGCCGCTGCGCCAGGCGGTGGACGAGCTCGTCGCAGCCACCGATGTGGTCGACCTCGACGAGCCACTCACCCCGGAACGCCAGCTGGAGGCGCTCAACGGCCTGTACCGCCGGCTCATCGCCACCCTGGAGGAGATCCTCCCGCTGCTCGGGCTGGTGCTGTTCGGCGACCCGAAGGTGGCCCGCCGCTTCTACCGCAAGCACTTCACCGTCGCGATGGACCGGCTGGCCGAGGCCTGGCGTGAGGTCGAGGACAGGTACGGCTTCGAGTTCGAGTCGCCGGACATCTCCGCCCGGGCCGTCATGGGCATCGCGCTGGTGCTCGCGCTGGAAACCCGGCACAACGACCTGTTCAACAAGGACCGGGCCGTCACCCTGGTCTCGCGGAGCACGGTGAAGGGCTTTTTCCCGGCCCTTGAGCCGACCCGGCGCCGTCGCTAACCCACGCCGG contains the following coding sequences:
- a CDS encoding SMP-30/gluconolactonase/LRE family protein → MKVLASGLRFPEGPIALADGSVLVVEIEGGALTRVAADGTVTPIHCGGGPNGAAAGPDGAIYVCNDGGLAFTTEDGIRFPVDHAEGNAGGYVQRVDLETGDVEVVFTHVAGSRIGNLNDIVFDAAGSCYLVDTTHGAIYYADPIDGTIEVVAEGLSYPNGMGLSPDGTRLYVSETYSGRVLAWDVTAPGVLAARAELYSTGGEHHWDGLAIDGAGNVCVANLGKSGVTVISPEGQVLREFATPEHDPFVTNICFGGPEGDTAFLCSAGRGILYSFPWPWPGLPLHFAC
- a CDS encoding TetR/AcrR family transcriptional regulator, coding for MADQPTVERTAASDGASAAAEARPRPRRLTAEARKSSILKAARQAFVETGDMNGTTIKQIAERGGISEGVIYRHFESKDQLFYEAVFEPLRQAVDELVAATDVVDLDEPLTPERQLEALNGLYRRLIATLEEILPLLGLVLFGDPKVARRFYRKHFTVAMDRLAEAWREVEDRYGFEFESPDISARAVMGIALVLALETRHNDLFNKDRAVTLVSRSTVKGFFPALEPTRRRR
- a CDS encoding sucrase ferredoxin; its protein translation is MTVTVSSPAISYRCAPWTLAQGVDPVGSALTCDTFVLIETPPPWPQDIGEIPIFAELSKRGLRSTRLLAVRPPDEGPALGSSMDGSGAVGASTGAAQVAVTIWRRAETSRFTGTDHLIPAERLVDEVARLATAPIENGRPAGQGQPAPPEVLLCGHGSRDVCCGRLGTRLALDAGGTWSGVRVRRCSHTGGHRYAPTGFTLPDGLAWGFLDAAVLDSVVRRSGPPPVRGSYRGTTALDQWGQVAERELFDRFGWAWLEHRLTSASSDVAADRRSATVHLGWDGPTGTGSAIATVAVTRDVPVLVCGEPPETARKTSPELGLTSLRLTTG